In the genome of Roseofilum reptotaenium CS-1145, the window AATAGAGAATCCGATCATATTCATATTAGATTTCAATACTATCCTCAACTTACTTTACCCAAATTTATCGCCAATTTGAAATCCGTTTCTAGTCGCAAACTAACCCTATTGAATAAGCCCTACAATCATCACTGTTATATCGTAAAACCACCGTCAATTACTATAGCTTGACCGGTGATAAAACTCGCCTCATCCGAACACAACCAAACCACAGTATTCGCTACCTCTTCTGGCAAGCCAATGCGTCCGAGGGGATATTGCTGCTCGATCATAGCTGCTTTGTCTTCCGGATTCGGCACAATACGATTGACCATGTCTGTTTCTATTGCTCCAGGACAAGCTACATTAATCCTGATGCCATCCCGAGCGTGTTCAAGGGCAAGAGATTTAGTTAAACCGATGATTCCGTATTTGCTGGCACTGTAAATCGCTAAATTGCTTATTCCCCTAAACCCAAGTGCAGAAGAATTGTTAACGATCGCCCCTGTGCCTTGCTTGAGCATCTGAGGAATTTCGTACTTCATGGATAACCAAACTCCTTTTAGATTCGTATTGATAATCAAATCCCAGTCTTCTTCCCTATGTTCGATGGCACGTCCCATTACGCCCTCAGTGCCAGCGTTATTGAAGGCATAATCTAAACGTCCGTACATTGCCACCGTTTGTGTGACCAAATTTTCTACCTCGGCAGCCTGAGTAACATCGGTTTTTACGAAAAGCCCCTCACTGCCCGCTTCTTGTATCAGTTGGA includes:
- a CDS encoding SDR family oxidoreductase, whose protein sequence is MTQPLENKVALVTGGSSGIGRATALAFASKGAKVVIGSPQVKEGEETVQLIQEAGSEGLFVKTDVTQAAEVENLVTQTVAMYGRLDYAFNNAGTEGVMGRAIEHREEDWDLIINTNLKGVWLSMKYEIPQMLKQGTGAIVNNSSALGFRGISNLAIYSASKYGIIGLTKSLALEHARDGIRINVACPGAIETDMVNRIVPNPEDKAAMIEQQYPLGRIGLPEEVANTVVWLCSDEASFITGQAIVIDGGFTI